GCGGCTCTGCCGGACAGAAACTGTGGACGATGCCGGGGGGCCGCATGCCCCCGTCGGCATCATGTGGAGGAGGCGCTGTGAGCAGCGACCCATGGGGCCGCGTCGACGAGACGGGGACCGTGTACGTGCGTACCGCCGATGGCGAGCAGGTCGTCGGATCGTGGCAGGCGGGAACTCCCGAGGAGGCCCTCGCCTACTTCGAGCGCAAGTATGAGGGCCTGGTCGTCGAGATCGGCCTCCTCGAGCGCCGGGTCAAGACCACCGACCTGTCGGCGAAGGACGCGACGACCGCGATCGACCATCTGCGCACCCAGGTCGACGAACATCACGCGGTGGGCGATCTGGACGCGCTGCGCAAGCGGCTGGACAAGCTCGTCGAGACCGTCGAGTCGCGCCGCGAAGAGCGCAAGGCGCTCAAGGCCCGGCAGAGCGACGAGGCCCGGCACGCCAAGGAGAAACTGGTCGCCGAGGCGGAGGAACTGGCGGCCAGCGAGCAGTGGCGGGTGGCCGGCGAGCGGCTGCGTGCGCTGGTCGACACCTGGAAGGGCCTGCCGCGGCTCGACCGCAAGGCGGATGACGAACTGTGGCACCGCTTCTCGCACGCCCGCTCGGCGTTCTCCAAGCGGCGCAAGGCGCACTTCGCGTCGCTGGACGCGCAGCGCGAGGAGTCCCGTAAGGCGAAGGAGAAGCTGGTCGCCGAGGCCGAGTCGCTGTCGAACTCGACGGACTGGGGGGCCACCGCGGCCCGCTACCGCGAGCTGATGGCGGACTGGAAGGCCGCGGGCCGCGCCCAGCGCGAGCACGAGGACGACCTGTGGAACCGCTTCCGCGGCGCCCAGGACATCTTCTTCCAGGCCCGCGGTGAGGTCTTCGCGGAGCGCGACGCCGAGCAGCGGGAGAACCTGACCCGCAAGGAGGAGCTGGCCGTCGAGGCCGAGAAGCTGCTTCCGGTCTCGGACCTGAAGGGCGCGCGGGCG
This Streptomyces decoyicus DNA region includes the following protein-coding sequences:
- a CDS encoding DUF349 domain-containing protein produces the protein MSSDPWGRVDETGTVYVRTADGEQVVGSWQAGTPEEALAYFERKYEGLVVEIGLLERRVKTTDLSAKDATTAIDHLRTQVDEHHAVGDLDALRKRLDKLVETVESRREERKALKARQSDEARHAKEKLVAEAEELAASEQWRVAGERLRALVDTWKGLPRLDRKADDELWHRFSHARSAFSKRRKAHFASLDAQREESRKAKEKLVAEAESLSNSTDWGATAARYRELMADWKAAGRAQREHEDDLWNRFRGAQDIFFQARGEVFAERDAEQRENLTRKEELAVEAEKLLPVSDLKGARAAFRSINERWEAIGHVPRDARPKIEGRMHAVERAIQEAEETEWRRTNPEARARAAGLTGQLQDAVDKLEKQIDTARTAGNNAKADKLGRELEGRKALLDQALKGLEEFGG